Proteins co-encoded in one Salarias fasciatus chromosome 4, fSalaFa1.1, whole genome shotgun sequence genomic window:
- the polr3k gene encoding DNA-directed RNA polymerase III subunit RPC10 — protein sequence MLLFCPTCGNVLIVEEGQKCMRFACNTCPYVHNITRKVNNRKYPKLKEVDDVLGGAAAWENVDSTPETCPKCEHPRAYFMQIQTRSADEPMTTFYKCCNAQCGHRWRD from the exons ATGCTTCTTTTTTGTCCCACCTGTGGGAATGTTTTAATCGTCGAGGAGGGGCAGAAGTGCATGAGATTCGCCTGTAACACTTGTCCATATGTACACAACATCACGAGGAAG GtgaacaacagaaaatatccTAAATTAAAGGAGGTGGATGATGTTCtgggaggagctgcagcgtggGAAAACGTAGACTCAACTCCTG AAACCTGTCCCAAGTGCGAGCACCCTCGGGCCTATTTCATGCAGATCCAGACCCGGTCGGCAGACGAGCCCATGACCACGTTCTACAAATGCTGCAACGCCCAGTGTGGACATCGATGGAGGGACTGA